The genomic window TTGGATCGATCTCTCTATAGGGATAGACAGCAATAATCGATTCATCAATCGCCATTCCAGTGATTGTTTGAGAAATATGCTCACCGATGTCCTTCCATCTCAAGTCAGGAAGCTCATGGATTGGCCGATAAATGACATTTGCCTTGTTGGTAATCATCAGCAAATGATCCAATGTATTGGCTTCTCCAACGAAAATTGGGAAGTCACCTTCCTTCATCCCCAACTCTTCAGGCTTAGAAGCAGTATAAGATCTCACACTGCTTCGCTTGACATAGCCTTCCTGCGTCACAGAAATAACCACATCTTCTTGCGCAACCAGTACCTCGGTTTCGATTCTTATTTCTTCGATTTCATCTTCGATTCTTGTTAAGCGTTGAGAACTGTATTGCTTCTTCACTTCTCGAAGCTCTTTCTTCATAACAGACATCAGCTTCTTCTCATCATTCAGGATACTTAGCAGTTCAGTAACCTGCTCATCCAAAGCTTTTGCCTCTGCTTCCAGCTGCGTGATATCTGTATTAGTCAATCGGTATAATTGTAAGGTAACAATTGCTTCAGCTTGTTCTTCTGAGAAGGCGAATTGTTTCACTAAATTATCCTTTGCATTTTTCTTGTCTTTACTTCCACGGATAGTTGCAATCACTTTATCGAGAATCGATAAAGCTTTAATCAAGCCCTCCACGATATGCTGACGTTTCTTCGCTTTTTCCAGATCAAAACGGCTTCGGTTTGTGATAACTTCTTTCCGGTGAGTAATATAACTCTCAAGAATGCGTATTAGGCCAACTTGATGGGGGGTCATCTTATCAATGGCCACCATATTGAAATTATAGTTGATTTGCAGCTCTGTATTTTTGAACAAATAGTTCAGGATTCCCTCAGCATTCGCATCTTTCTTCAACTCGACGACCATCTGCAATCCCGTTCTATCTGATTCATCCCGTACTTCAGCAATCCCGTCTATTTTTTTACTTAGACGAATCTCATCTATTTTTTTAACCAAGACAGCTTTATTGACTTCATAAGGAATCTCGGAAATAACGATTTGTTGCTTGCCGCCTTTGATTTCCTCGATTTTAGTTTGTGAACGTAAGATGACTTTTCCTTTACCTGTCTCATATGCCTTTTTGATTTCTTCTTTCCCTTGCAGAATTCCTCCTGTTGGGAAGTCCGGACCAGGGATATACTCCATTAGCTTATCTAATGAAGCGTTCGGATGATCAATAAGGTAGATGGTTCCATCAATTACTTCTTCAAGGTTATGTGTTGGGATTTCTGTAGCGTATCCGGCAGAAATCCCAGTAGAACCATTGACTAGTAAATTCGGATAACGGGCAGGAAGAACAGTCGGTTCTTTTTCTGTATCATCAAAGTTCCAGACAAAGTTAACTGTTTCCTTTTCGATGTCCTGAAGCATTTCTCCACTCAATTTTGATAATCGAGCTTCGGTGTAACGCATTGCAGCAGGCGGATCACCATCCATACTTCCGTTGTTTCCGTGCATTTCAATCAATACTTCTCGTAGCTTCCAGTCTTGACTAAGTCTTACCATCGCTTCATAGATACTGCTGTCACCATGAGGATGGTAGTTCCCCATGATATTTCCGACAGATTTTGCTGATTTTCTAAAGCCTTTATCAAAGGTATTTCCATCTTTATTCATTGAAAAGAGAATTCTCCGTTGAACGGGCTTCAAGCCGTCCCGAATATCGGGCAATGCTCTTTCTTGAATGATATATTTGGAATAGCGCCCAAAGCGGTCGCCCATTACTTCTTCAAGAGTCAGTTCTTGAATTTCCTGACGTGTATCCAAAACTGTTCCTCCTTTTGTTTTTTGCAGAAACTTGTTCCTGTGCCAAGCAACGATAATTTCGTAGAATAGACATGGCACAGTGCAAAACGACTTTAGTTAAGGCGTCTTGCTACCACAAGCTTGCCTAGTTTCTCTATTTTATAGTTCCTTTATTTCCTACTACTTTTTCTCTTTTAACGAACAAAAAATTTTCTTATGAAGGTCGTCTAGCTATTCTAAATCAAACAAGCTGATTTCGCCATTGTCGTTTGTTACCGTTTCTTCAACCTCTTCTGTTGGTTGAGCAGCAATCGCTGTTTCATCCTTTTGCTTATCTAGAATACTGCCTTCTTCTTCCATCGTGAACTGGACATGTTTTTCTATCCATTCTCGTCTTGGCGGAACCTTATCACCCATTAGCGTACTAACACGACGCTCGGCTTTATCATCTTCATCGATATTGACACGAATTAAGGTTCTTGTTTCAGGGTTCATCGTTGTTTCCCATAATTGGTCGGCGTTCATTTCCCCCAACCCTTTATAGCGCTGCAACATATACCCTTTCCCTATTTTCTTGGTCGCAGCTTCTAGTTCTTCATCGGTCCAGGCGTATTCAAGGACTTCTTTCTTGCCTGACCCTTTTGATACTTTATATAAAGGAGGTAAAGCGATGTATACCTTACCTGCTTTGATCAGTTGCTTCATGTAACGGTAGAAAAATGTCAATAACAGTACTTGGATGTGCGCGCCATCTGTATCCGCATCGGTCATGATGATGACTTTATCATAGTTACAGTCTTCCACAGAAAATTCTGCGCCCACACCTGCACCGATCGTATAGATCATCGTATTGATTTCTTCATTTTTCAGGATATCCTGCATTTTAGCCTTTTCAGTATTCAAAACCTTTCCACGCAACGGCAGAATCGCTTGGAACTTTCTATCGCGCCCTTGCTTCGCTGAGCCTCCGGCAGAATCCCCCTCCACTAAATACAATTCATTTTTCTTCGGGTTTCTTGATTGCGCCGGTGTCAGTTTTCCAGAAAGAAGGGACTCCCCTTTTTTCTTCTTCTTCCCATTGCGGCTTTCTTCTCTCGCTTTACGTGCCGCTTCTCTGGCCTCTCTGGCCTTGATTGCTTTACGTATCAGCATTTGACTCATGTCGCTATTCTCTTGCAGATAGAAGCCCATTTGCTCCCCTATAGCGGTATCAACCGCATTTCTTGCCAGAGGCGTTCCCAGCTTCTCTTTGGTCTGACCTTCAAACTGAAGTAGATTTTCAGGAACCCGTATAGATAAAATAGCTGCCAAGCCTTCACGGAAGTCACTACCTTCTAAGTTCTTGTCCTTTTCTTTCAACAAGCCAACTTTTCGAGCATATTCATTATATGATTTTGTCATGGACATTTTCATCCCGACCTCATGGGTTCCGCCATCTTTAGTACGCACATTATTTACAAAAGACAGAACATTTTCGGAGAAACCATCATTATATTGATACGCCAACTCTACTTCAATCCCGTCTTTTTCCCCGGAAAAATAGATAACAGGTGTCAATGAATCCTTCTCTTCATTTAAGTACTCTACAAACTCTTTGATTCCCTCTTCATAATGAAAGACTTCTTCTTTTTGTTCATCTTCTCTTAAGTCAGTCAACGTAATTTTGACTCCTCGAAGAAGGAAAGCAGATTCCCTCAAACGTCCTGCTAATGTTTCATAAGAAAATTTCGTTGTTGAAAAAATGCTGGCATCAGGTAGAAAAGTTACAGCTGTTCCATTTTTCTTTTTGGTCTTACCAATTTTTTTCAACTTGCCAACTGGCTTACCGCCATGTTCAAAACGAGCCATATATTCCGTGCCATCGCGTACAATCCGAACCTCTAACCATTCAGATAACGCATTTACAACGCTGGCCCCCACGCCATGAAGTCCGCCAGAGGTTTTATAACCACCTTGTCCAAATTTACCACCTGCATGCAGCACAGTAAAAATGACTTGAACAGTAGGAATACCAGAAGCATGCATTCCTACGGGCATTCCACGACCGGAATCTTCCACCGTCAAGCTATTGTCTTTATTGATCGTTACTTTTATTTCGTCACCGTATCCGGAAAGAGCTTCATCTACTGCGTTATCAACAATTTCATAAACCAAATGGTGCAGGCCACGACTATCTGTTGAGCCGATATACATACCCGGACGCTTTCTAACCGCTTCAAGGCCTTCTAAAACCTGAATAGATGAATCGTTATATTCATTATTTACCTTTTTTGCCAAAGAAAAAACTCCTTATACTTGGATTCTCACAGCATTCAAGCCGCATCATTACAATAATACTCTAAAAGCTCTCAAAAAAAAAGAGCTTTCCGTCTGGGTTGCTCTTTCTTAATAATATACGTAGAACAATTAAGAAGACATTTTTGCCAGTTCGATTTTAATGCAACGATTCATGATGATATCATGTCTGTCGGCATTTTTCAACAGCTCTGCTGCCTCTTCGCTTTCCAGGCCCAGCTGTGCCCAAAAAACAGTGGCATCTGTTTGTAGAAATTCCTCTGCTACTTCTGGAAGAAACTCGCTTCTTCGGAAAACATCAACGATATCAATTTTCCCAGGAACAGCCATCAAATCCGGGTATACTTTTTCCCCTAAAATTTCCTGACCTGCTAAAACAGGATTCACAGGAATGATTTCATACCCCTCATCCTGAAGCAGCTGTGCTATTTTATAGCTTGTTCGTTCTTCTTTGTTACTTAAGCCAACAACTGCGATTCTTTTAGCAGTTCTTAGATAAGAAAAAATTTGTTCGTCTGTTGGGTTTTGAAATGTCATGCTTGATCGTCCTACTTTCTTTATTTATAGCTATCTATCCGATTCTTATCAACATATACTAAGATAGCATTTTTTTATGATTTTGAAAATGATTTCCTTCTATAATTTGCTTATTTAAAGGGATTTCCAATAGATTAAACTGTTTTTGACCACTAAGTTTTGGTTCTCTCGTTTAAGCCATATGAACCAACCGATATCGCCGATTTCTTTCGTATGAAAAATTCATGATTGTTCCTGAAAATTTTTCATGATAAAATGAACATTAGTTTGAATAAAGAAAGGGGCAAAAATATGAAAATAGCAGCCTTGCTACTCATTGCCTATCTGTTAGGCTCTATCCCTTCTGGGGTATGGGTCGGAAAAATATTTTTTGATAAAGACATTCGCCAATTCGGCAGCAACAGCATGGGAACGACAAATACCTTTCGAGTATTAGGGAAAAAAGCCGGAATTGCTGTTCTGCTAATGGACATTTTAAAAGGGACACTTGCTACCTGCCTACCGATGATTTTTGCGGTATCTGTTAATCCATTGATTTTCGGTGTCGCAGCGGTTCTGGGACATACGTTTCCGATTTTTGCTAAATTTAAAGGTGGGAAAGCTGTTGCAACAAGTGCTGGCATGATTTTAGGATACAGTCCGTTGTTCTTTGCTTATTCTGCCACGATCTTTGTTGTCACGCTATTTATTTCAAGTATGGTTAGTGTGACCAGTATGGTCAGTGCGATCCTTATCACACTGTCTACAATCATTTTGCCATTTGTCTGGCCAACGATCCTACCGCAATTCGACTGGCTGTTGACAGCCATCGCAGGAGGATTGACCGTTTTTATTTTTATCCGTCACAAAGACAATATCGGCCGAATAAAAAATGGAACAGAAAACCGAGTACCTTTTGGGTTAAACAAGAAAAAAGAATAGCTTGAATCGAATAGTGCTGTATGGCAAACTGAGTCAACTCATTTTGTCACGCAGCACTATTTTTTCTTGCCATTCTTCTTTGCTATTTTACAGAAATCGTATAGCTTGTTTTAAATAGTTTTTGAGGCTCTAAATGATTGATAGCAAATTTGTCAATCAAAGCACCGTTGCTTCCTACTTTATCTGCAATCCCCCACCAAGGTTCGATGCAAACGAATGGAGCTTCCGTACCATAAGGAGACCAAATTCCAACAAATGGAATATCCTCATATTTTAAATGAAGGCTATGCGCACCTTTATCTGTCTTAAAAGCAATTTCAGTTTTCCCAGGGGTCTCATAAATCAAGGCATCCTTTTCAAACAGTTCACGTTTAAAATCAACATCCACGCTTGTTTGACCTAATGTTTTATGCTCCAAATCAACAAAAGGACCTTCTAATGGTAACTGTACCCGATCGATTTTCGGTTCAAAGGACAAATAATAGTCTGTGAATGACAGCGATTCTTCTAAAGGAATATTGAACGCCGGATGACCACCAATTGAAAACAACATTTCTTCTGTTCCGGTATTCTCTACTTGATAACCAACGATGATACCAGCGTCTTCCAATGTATAAGTCAGAACCAGTTCAAAATCAAAAGGATAGATTTTTTTTGATTCTTTTGAGCTTTTGAGTAACAGAGAAACCATCTCAGGTCCTTTTTCAATAACCTCAAAGACTTGATCTCGAGCAAATCCATGCTGTCCCATTGGGTAAGTCTGTCCTTGATAGCTATAGCTATCATCTTTCAATCGCCCAACAAAGGGGAACAAAACTGGCGCATGTCTCCCCCAAAATTTAGGGTCTCCCTGCCAAATATATTCCAAACCGGTTTCTTTTGCCTTTAAGCTGATTAGCTCAGCTCCATCTTCAGCAATTGTCGCTATAAGTTTTTCGTTTTCAATAATAACGGTCATTGTTCTCCCTACTTCCGCTTTTTATCCAGTTCTTTGATAAACTGCTTGTTCAGTATTTTCAAGTAAGTTCCCTTCATGCCTAGTGAACGTGACTCAATAATACCTGCTGATTCCAATTTTCTAAGAGCATTGACGATGACAGAACGAGTGATGCCGATTTCGTCTGCAATACTAGATGCCGTAAGACGTCCCTCGTCCCCCTCTAACGCATTAAATATCGCCTGTACAGCTTTTAACTCACTGTAGGATAACGTATTGATTGCCATTTGCACAGCAGTTGCACTACGTACCTCAGCTTCAATGCTTCGGGATTTCTGGTAAAGGATCTGCATCCCAACCACAGTCCCACCATATTCAGCAAGCACAAGATCCTCGTCTGCGAAAGATTCTTCCATTCGAGCCAGAATAATCGTTCCTAGACGTTCCCCTGCACCATAAATAGGAATAACTGTCGTTAAGCCATTAGGATACTCTTCTCTTAGTTCGATTGGAAAAGCCGTAAGATCACTATTGATCGGGATGTTAGCTTCTGTTTTTTGCAGAACAGCTACTGCGTCTGTATAATTTTGAGGAAATTGCTTTTCCTCAAACATATGTTTGACACGGGCATTGTTCACATCTAGTTTTTCGTTATAACCTAACAGCTCCCCATTGCTGCTGATAACATAGGCATTACTCACTAAGATATCCCCTAAAATTGTTGCCATCTTGCCATAAGGCAAATCCGCTTCCAAATCAAACGTGTTCTTCTGTTGAAGCAAACGATTGATCTGACGCGTGCGATCCAATAATGTTTCCATTTTTTCGTACTCCTCTTCTTTTATAAAATATAACGACTTAAATCTTCATTTTTCGCGATGTTGTCTAATTTCTCGTCAACATAAGCTTCGGTAATGGTTATTTCCCCCATCTGCATATCAGGTGCTTCAAAGAGAAGCTCTTCTAATAAACGTTCTAAAATAGTATGAAGTCTTCTGGCACCAATGTTATCTGTGTCTCTATTTACATCAAAAGCAATCGTTGCAATTCGTTC from Enterococcus sp. 9E7_DIV0242 includes these protein-coding regions:
- the plsY gene encoding glycerol-3-phosphate 1-O-acyltransferase PlsY, yielding MKIAALLLIAYLLGSIPSGVWVGKIFFDKDIRQFGSNSMGTTNTFRVLGKKAGIAVLLMDILKGTLATCLPMIFAVSVNPLIFGVAAVLGHTFPIFAKFKGGKAVATSAGMILGYSPLFFAYSATIFVVTLFISSMVSVTSMVSAILITLSTIILPFVWPTILPQFDWLLTAIAGGLTVFIFIRHKDNIGRIKNGTENRVPFGLNKKKE
- the parE gene encoding DNA topoisomerase IV subunit B, yielding MAKKVNNEYNDSSIQVLEGLEAVRKRPGMYIGSTDSRGLHHLVYEIVDNAVDEALSGYGDEIKVTINKDNSLTVEDSGRGMPVGMHASGIPTVQVIFTVLHAGGKFGQGGYKTSGGLHGVGASVVNALSEWLEVRIVRDGTEYMARFEHGGKPVGKLKKIGKTKKKNGTAVTFLPDASIFSTTKFSYETLAGRLRESAFLLRGVKITLTDLREDEQKEEVFHYEEGIKEFVEYLNEEKDSLTPVIYFSGEKDGIEVELAYQYNDGFSENVLSFVNNVRTKDGGTHEVGMKMSMTKSYNEYARKVGLLKEKDKNLEGSDFREGLAAILSIRVPENLLQFEGQTKEKLGTPLARNAVDTAIGEQMGFYLQENSDMSQMLIRKAIKAREAREAARKAREESRNGKKKKKGESLLSGKLTPAQSRNPKKNELYLVEGDSAGGSAKQGRDRKFQAILPLRGKVLNTEKAKMQDILKNEEINTMIYTIGAGVGAEFSVEDCNYDKVIIMTDADTDGAHIQVLLLTFFYRYMKQLIKAGKVYIALPPLYKVSKGSGKKEVLEYAWTDEELEAATKKIGKGYMLQRYKGLGEMNADQLWETTMNPETRTLIRVNIDEDDKAERRVSTLMGDKVPPRREWIEKHVQFTMEEEGSILDKQKDETAIAAQPTEEVEETVTNDNGEISLFDLE
- a CDS encoding aldose 1-epimerase family protein gives rise to the protein MTVIIENEKLIATIAEDGAELISLKAKETGLEYIWQGDPKFWGRHAPVLFPFVGRLKDDSYSYQGQTYPMGQHGFARDQVFEVIEKGPEMVSLLLKSSKESKKIYPFDFELVLTYTLEDAGIIVGYQVENTGTEEMLFSIGGHPAFNIPLEESLSFTDYYLSFEPKIDRVQLPLEGPFVDLEHKTLGQTSVDVDFKRELFEKDALIYETPGKTEIAFKTDKGAHSLHLKYEDIPFVGIWSPYGTEAPFVCIEPWWGIADKVGSNGALIDKFAINHLEPQKLFKTSYTISVK
- a CDS encoding CoA-binding protein, translating into MTFQNPTDEQIFSYLRTAKRIAVVGLSNKEERTSYKIAQLLQDEGYEIIPVNPVLAGQEILGEKVYPDLMAVPGKIDIVDVFRRSEFLPEVAEEFLQTDATVFWAQLGLESEEAAELLKNADRHDIIMNRCIKIELAKMSS
- the parC gene encoding DNA topoisomerase IV subunit A, which translates into the protein MDTRQEIQELTLEEVMGDRFGRYSKYIIQERALPDIRDGLKPVQRRILFSMNKDGNTFDKGFRKSAKSVGNIMGNYHPHGDSSIYEAMVRLSQDWKLREVLIEMHGNNGSMDGDPPAAMRYTEARLSKLSGEMLQDIEKETVNFVWNFDDTEKEPTVLPARYPNLLVNGSTGISAGYATEIPTHNLEEVIDGTIYLIDHPNASLDKLMEYIPGPDFPTGGILQGKEEIKKAYETGKGKVILRSQTKIEEIKGGKQQIVISEIPYEVNKAVLVKKIDEIRLSKKIDGIAEVRDESDRTGLQMVVELKKDANAEGILNYLFKNTELQINYNFNMVAIDKMTPHQVGLIRILESYITHRKEVITNRSRFDLEKAKKRQHIVEGLIKALSILDKVIATIRGSKDKKNAKDNLVKQFAFSEEQAEAIVTLQLYRLTNTDITQLEAEAKALDEQVTELLSILNDEKKLMSVMKKELREVKKQYSSQRLTRIEDEIEEIRIETEVLVAQEDVVISVTQEGYVKRSSVRSYTASKPEELGMKEGDFPIFVGEANTLDHLLMITNKANVIYRPIHELPDLRWKDIGEHISQTITGMAIDESIIAVYPYREIDPMATFVLMSREGMIKQTKMSDFEPWRTYRSKATSCMKLKSENDELVNVTLTSEQELWDVFLVSHRGFGLRYSLDEVPVVGAKAAGVKSMNLKEHDFVVNGLLVYKEGDTPITILTQRGSMKRMLAQELNQLGRAKRGLMVLRELKSQPHRVIFMNESQTEKQLLVITQKGTRLMIDAANAPINDRTSNGSFVINEKEEIGIAEVHQLVTLKIEDDSVI
- the codY gene encoding GTP-sensing pleiotropic transcriptional regulator CodY, which encodes METLLDRTRQINRLLQQKNTFDLEADLPYGKMATILGDILVSNAYVISSNGELLGYNEKLDVNNARVKHMFEEKQFPQNYTDAVAVLQKTEANIPINSDLTAFPIELREEYPNGLTTVIPIYGAGERLGTIILARMEESFADEDLVLAEYGGTVVGMQILYQKSRSIEAEVRSATAVQMAINTLSYSELKAVQAIFNALEGDEGRLTASSIADEIGITRSVIVNALRKLESAGIIESRSLGMKGTYLKILNKQFIKELDKKRK